A window of the Drosophila simulans strain w501 chromosome 2L, Prin_Dsim_3.1, whole genome shotgun sequence genome harbors these coding sequences:
- the LOC27208724 gene encoding uncharacterized protein LOC27208724, which translates to MIRSNPKLPCFTSKVPPSQVILTIFLCLAVFYGLAKLVAIPLRIDDFDSFRPIRTEDVQSPGQGFGKSEIDP; encoded by the exons ATGATAAGGTCTAATCCTAAACTGCCATGTTTCACCAGCAAGG TGCCGCCCAGCCAAGTGATTCTGACCATTTTCCTGTGTTTAGCCGTATTTTACGGCCTGGCTAAGCTCGTCGCCATTCCGCTGCGCATCGATGACTTCGACAGCTTCAGACCAATTCGCACCGAGGATGTGCAGTCACCAGGTCAAGGATTTGGAAAATCTGAGATAGACCCCTGA